The following are from one region of the Saccharomyces cerevisiae S288C chromosome I, complete sequence genome:
- the PRM9 gene encoding pheromone-regulated DUP240 family protein PRM9 (Pheromone-regulated protein; contains 3 predicted transmembrane segments and an FF sequence, a motif involved in COPII binding; member of DUP240 gene family; PRM9 has a paralog, PRM8, that arose from a segmental duplication), translated as MSPQYHFYFVSFRNLVLNEKCLRSKKQVMKSFNWYKTDRYFDPHNILQHHSRAIEKTRYKLGMQTSSESTDAKSDFLDEPSAYLIEKNVALPKDIFGSYLSYWIYEVTRHKAAVILLVLIVTSILLLVFFYNTEFCVAFEILLFSFCFPGTCMVVIAFSEPIGDREFKVKLLMEIITRKPAVKGKEWRTITYKMNQYLFDHGLWDTPYYFYRDEDCHRYFLSLIKGRTFKKQKESSASNVKDAQSNDETAGTPNEAAESSSFSAGPNFIKLLTKAAEIEQQFQKEYWRQEYPGVDEFF; from the coding sequence ATGTCGCCTCAataccatttttattttgtatcATTCCGGAACTTAGtattgaatgaaaaatgcCTCCGAAGTAAAAAGCAGGTGATGAAAAGTTTCAATTGGTATAAGACAGATCGCTATTTTGATCCGCATAACATCCTTCAACACCATAGCAGAGCTATAGAGAAGACAAGATATAAACTGGGCATGCAAACATCTTCAGAAAGTACCGACGCCAAGTCGGATTTTCTCGACGAACCCAGTGCATATTtaattgagaaaaatgtGGCTCTTCCCAAGGACATATTCGGTTCGTACTTAAGTTATTGGATATATGAAGTTACTCGTCATAAAGCGGCAGTAATTTTGCTCGTACTTATTGTGACttcaattttattattagtgtttttttataataCGGAATTTTGCGTTGCCTTTGAGATActattgttttccttttgctTTCCAGGAACATGCATGGTTGTAATTGCATTTAGTGAACCGATCGGTGATCGGGAATTTAAAGTTAAGCTTCTGATGGAAATTATCACACGTAAACCGGCGGTAAAGGGGAAAGAATGGAGGACAATTACATACAAGATGAACCAGTATTTATTTGATCATGGGCTATGGGATACTCCCTACTACTTTTACCGTGATGAAGATTGCCACCGTTATTTTCTAAGTCTTATTAAGGGAAGAACTTTCAAGAAGCAAAAGGAATCGTCAGCCAGCAATGTTAAAGACGCACAATCAAATGACGAAACCGCTGGCACACCAAACGAAGCCGCTGAGTCTTCTAGTTTTAGTGCCGGACCGAACTTTATAAAGCTCCTCACCAAGGCAGCCGAAATCgaacaacaatttcaaaaggaaTATTGGCGACAAGAGTATCCTGGTGTCGATGAGTTTTTTTAG
- the MST28 gene encoding DUP240 family protein MST28 (Putative integral membrane protein, involved in vesicle formation; forms complex with Mst27p; member of DUP240 gene family; binds COPI and COPII vesicles; MST28 has a paralog, MST27, that arose from a segmental duplication) — protein sequence MQTPPESTDVKLDTLNEPSAHLIEKNVALPKDIFRSYLSYWIYEIARYTPVMILSLVIGVLVLLIIFFNDNEACVFNSAIFAFTSLVGLLIILSDGNPKLVSRRNFRTELLVDVITRKPAVEGKEWRIITYNMNQYLFNHGQWHTPYYFYSDEDCYRYFLRLVEGVTPKKQTATSIGNSPVTAKPEDAIESASPSSRLNYQNFLLKAAEIERQAQENYWRRRHPNIDALLKKTE from the coding sequence ATGCAGACCCCTCCAGAAAGTACCGACGTCAAGTTAGATACACTTAACGAACCTAGTGCACATTtaattgagaaaaatgtGGCTCTTCCTAAGGACATATTCCGTTCGTACTTGAGTTATTGGATCTATGAAATCGCTCGCTATACACCAGTCATGATTTTGTCCCTGGTAATAGGGGTTTTGGTTTTAttaattatattttttaatgacAACGAAGCTTGTGTTTTCAATTCTGCAATATTTGCTTTTACTTCTCTTGTAGGTTtgttaataatattaagtGATGGTAATCCAAAGCTAGTCAGTCGTCGAAATTTTAGGACCGAGCTTTTAGTGGATGTCATCACACGTAAACCGGCGGTAGAAGGGAAAGAATGGAGGATCATCACATACAACATGAACCAATATTTGTTTAATCATGGGCAATGGCATACTCCGTATTACTTTTACAGCGATGAGGATTGCTACCGTTATTTTCTACGCCTTGTTGAGGGAGTAACCCCCAAGAAGCAAACAGCCACGTCAATTGGCAATTCTCCGGTCACCGCTAAGCCTGAAGATGCCATCGAGTCAGCTTCTCCTAGTTCCAGACTGAATTATCAAAACTTTTTGCTCAAGGCAGCGGAGATCGAACGACAAGCTCAGGAAAATTACTGGCGAAGGCGGCATCCCAATATCGATGCGCTTCTTAAAAAGACGGAATAG
- the YAT1 gene encoding carnitine O-acetyltransferase YAT1 (Outer mitochondrial carnitine acetyltransferase; minor ethanol-inducible enzyme involved in transport of activated acyl groups from the cytoplasm into the mitochondrial matrix; phosphorylated): MPNLKRLPIPPLQDTLNRYLARVEPLQDERQNRRTRRTVLSAENLDALNTLHERLLEYDARLAESNPESSYIEQFWYDAYLLYDATVVLNVNPYFQLQDDPTIKDTPETAAQGPYGAHTVQVRRAARLTTSILKFIRQIRHGTLRTDTVRGKTPLSMDQYERLFGSSRIPPGPGEPSCHLQTDATSHHVVAMYRGQFYWFDVLDTRNEPIFATPEQLEWNLYSIIMDAESAGSGSAPFGVFTTESRRVWSNIRDYLFHADDCTNWRNLKLIDSALFVVCLDDVAFAADQQDELTRSMLCGTSTINLDPHQHQPPLNVQTGTCLNRWYDKLQLIVTKNGKAGINFEHTGVDGHTVLRLATDIYTDSILSFARGVTKNVVDIFSDDDGKPSSSSLASAAHSANLITIPRKLEWRTDNFLQSSLHFAETRISDLISQYEFVNLDFSNYGASHIKTVFKCSPDAFVQQVFQVAYFALYGRFETVYEPAMTKAFQNGRTEAIRSVTGQSKLFVKSLLDQDASDATKIQLLHDACTAHSQITRECSQGLGQDRHLYALYCLWNQWYKDKLELPPIFRDKSWTTMQNNVLSTSNCGNPCLKSFGFGPVTANGFGIGYIIRDHSVSVVVSSRHRQTARFASLMEKSLLEIDRIFKRQQARAAKPAARTTASANTKSEDMKYLLSGYDYFDVSVSG, encoded by the coding sequence ATGCCAAACTTAAAGAGACTACCCATCCCGCCACTGCAGGACACGCTCAACCGCTACCTGGCACGCGTGGAACCCCTGCAGGACGAGCGCCAAAACCGCCGTACGCGCCGCACTGTGCTCTCCGCAGAAAACCTGGACGCATTGAACACGCTGCACGAGCGGCTGCTAGAATACGACGCACGGCTCGCGGAAAGCAACCCAGAGTCCTCATACATCGAGCAGTTCTGGTATGACGCGTACTTGCTATATGATGCAACTGTCGTTCTCAACGTCAACCCGTACTTCCAACTGCAGGACGACCCAACCATCAAAGACACACCAGAGACGGCGGCACAGGGCCCCTATGGCGCACACACGGTGCAGGTTCGTCGTGCCGCACGACTCACCACCTCTATTCTCAAGTTCATCCGCCAGATTCGCCACGGCACACTCCGCACAGACACTGTGCGCGGCAAAACGCCGCTGTCGATGGACCAGTATGAGCGGCTATTCGGCTCCAGTAGAATCCCTCCGGGTCCCGGCGAGCCCTCTTGCCACTTGCAAACAGACGCCACGTCGCATCACGTGGTGGCGATGTATCGTGGCCAGTTCTACTGGTTCGACGTGCTGGACACACGCAACGAGCCCATCTTCGCCACCCCAGAACAACTGGAGTGGAACCTCTACTCGATCATCATGGACGCGGAATCCGCCGGAAGCGGATCCGCGCCCTTTGGCGTGTTCACCACAGAGTCGCGCCGGGTGTGGTCCAACATCAGGGACTATCTGTTCCATGCGGACGACTGCACCAACTGGCGCAATCTCAAGCTGATCGACTCCGCGCTGTTCGTGGTCTGTCTCGACGACGTGGCGTTTGCCGCCGATCAGCAGGACGAGCTCACGCGTTCGATGCTGTGCGGGACTTCTACCATCAATCTCGACCCGCACCAACACCAGCCGCCATTGAACGTGCAGACAGGCACCTGTCTCAACCGCTGGTACGACAAGTTACAACTGATCGTGACCAAGAACGGTAAGGCGGGCATCAACTTCGAACACACCGGTGTGGACGGCCACACTGTGCTGCGGCTCGCCACAGACATCTACACAGACTCGATCCTGAGCTTCGCACGCGGTGTCACCAAGAACGTCGTCGACATCTTTAGCGACGACGATGGAAAACcatcgtcgtcgtcgttGGCCTCGGCGGCTCACTCCGCCAACTTGATCACCATCCCTCGTAAACTGGAATGGCGCACTGACAATTTCCTGCAATCGTCGCTGCACTTTGCCGAGACGCGCATCTCGGACTTGATCTCGCAATACGAGTTTGTTAATCTTGACTTCTCCAACTACGGCGCGTCCCATATCAAGACAGTGTTCAAGTGCTCGCCAGACGCCTTCGTGCAGCAGGTGTTCCAGGTCGCATACTTCGCGTTGTACGGTCGCTTCGAGACCGTGTACGAGCCTGCCATGACCAAGGCGTTCCAAAACGGCCGCACAGAGGCCATCCGCTCCGTCACGGGCCAATCGAAGCTCTTTGTCAAGTCACTACTGGACCAGGATGCCTCGGACGCCACCAAAATTCAGCTCTTGCACGACGCCTGTACGGCGCACTCGCAAATCACAAGGGAATGCTCCCAGGGGCTCGGCCAGGACCGTCACTTGTATGCGCTCTACTGCCTCTGGAACCAATGGTACAAGGACAAGTTGGAGCTCCCACCCATCTTCCGCGACAAGTCCTGGACTACCATGCAGAACAACGTCTTGAGCACCTCCAACTGCGGTAACCCCTGCCTCAAGAGCTTCGGGTTCGGGCCTGTCACCGCCAACGGCTTCGGCATCGGCTACATCATCAGAGACCACTCCGTCTCTGTGGTGGTGTCCTCAAGGCATCGCCAGACTGCTCGGTTTGCGTCGCTCATGGAAAAGTCGCTGCTGGAGATCGACCGCATCTTCAAACGGCAGCAAGCTCGCGCAGCAAAACCCGCTGCCAGGACCACTGCTAGCGCCAACACCAAATCAGAAGACATGAAATACCTGTTGTCCGGCTACGATTACTTCGACGTGAGCGTGTCCGGTTGA
- a CDS encoding uncharacterized protein (hypothetical protein; emerging ORF that arose de novo from non-genic locus; identified by gene-trapping, microarray-based expression analysis, and genome-wide homology searching; localizes to mitochondria), producing MRLNYSRCYYSSQRRRQSLPKRFPLI from the coding sequence ATGAGATTAAATTACAGTCGCTGCTATTATAGTAGCCAGCGGCGGCGCCAGTCACTTCCAAAGCGTTTTCCTCTTATTTAG
- the SWH1 gene encoding oxysterol-binding protein related protein SWH1 (Protein similar to mammalian oxysterol-binding protein; contains ankyrin repeats and FFAT motif; interacts with ER anchor Scs2p at the nucleus-vacuole junction; regulated by sterol binding; SWH1 has a paralog, OSH2, that arose from the whole genome duplication) — translation MEQPDLSSVAISKPLLKLKLLDALRQGSFPNLQDLLKKQFQPLDDPNVQQVLHLMLHYAVQVAPMAVIKEIVHHWVSTTNTTFLNIHLDLNERDSNGNTPLHIAAYQSRGDIVAFLLDQPTINDCVLNNSHLQAIEMCKNLNIAQMMQVKRSTYVAETAQEFRTAFNNRDFGHLESILSSPRNAELLDINGMDPETGDTVLHEFVKKRDVIMCRWLLEHGADPFKRDRKGKLPIELVRKVNENDTATNTKIAIDIELKKLLERATREQSVIDVTNNNLHEAPTYKGYLKKWTNFAQGYKLRWFILSSDGKLSYYIDQADTKNACRGSLNMSSCSLHLDSSEKLKFEIIGGNNGVIRWHLKGNHPIETNRWVWAIQGAIRYAKDREILLHNGPYSPSLALSHGLSSKVSNKENLHATSKRLTKSPHLSKSTLTQNDHDNDDDSTNNNNNKSNNDYDDNNNNNNNDDDDYDDDDESRPLIEPLPLISSRSQSLSEITPGPHSRKSTVSSTRAADIPSDDEGYSEDDSDDDGNSSYTMENGGENDGDEDLNAIYGPYIQKLHMLQRSISIELASLNELLQDKQQHDEYWNTVNTSIETVSEFFDKLNRLTSQREKRMIAQMTKQRDVNNVWIQSVKDLEMELVDKDEKLVALDKERKNLKKMLQKKLNNQPQVETEANEESDDANSMIKGSQESTNTLEEIVKFIEATKESDEDSDADEFFDAEEAASDKKANDSEDLTTNKETPANAKPQEEAPEDESLIVISSPQVEKKNQLLKEGSFVGYEDPVRTKLALDEDNRPKIGLWSVLKSMVGQDLTKLTLPVSFNEPTSLLQRVSEDIEYSHILDQAATFEDSSLRMLYVAAFTASMYASTTNRVSKPFNPLLGETFEYARTDGQYRFFTEQVSHHPPISATWTESPKWDFYGECNVDSSFNGRTFAVQHLGLWYITIRPDHNISVPEETYSWKKPNNTVIGILMGKPQVDNSGDVKVTNHTTGDYCMLHYKAHGWTSAGAYEVRGEVFNKDDKKLWVLGGHWNDSIYGKKVTARGGELTLDRIKTANSATGGPKLDGSKFLIWKANERPSVPFNLTSFALTLNALPPHLIPYLAPTDSRLRPDQRAMENGEYDKAAAEKHRVEVKQRAAKKEREQKGEEYRPKWFVQEEHPVTKSLYWKFNGEYWNKRKNHDFKDCADIF, via the coding sequence ATGGAACAACCTGATCTATCGTCTGTGGCCATCAGTAAGCCGCTGCTGAAGTTGAAACTTCTCGACGCCCTTCGCCAGGGAAGTTTCCCCAACCTACAAGATCTCCTAAAGAAACAATTCCAGCCGCTAGACGACCCAAACGTCCAACAAGTGCTCCATCTCATGCTCCACTATGCCGTGCAAGTCGCCCCCATGGCTGTCATAAAGGAAATCGTCCATCATTGGGTCTCAACTACAAACACCACTTTTCTAAACATCCATCTTGATCTAAACGAACGGGACTCCAACGGCAACACCCCATTGCACATCGCCGCCTACCAGTCCCGCGGTGATATCGTAGCCTTCCTCCTGGACCAACCAACCATCAACGACTGCGTGCTCAACAACTCCCACTTGCAGGCCATCGAAATGTGCAAGAACCTAAACATCGCGCAGATGATGCAGGTGAAACGCTCCACATACGTTGCAGAGACCGCCCAGGAATTCAGAACAGCTTTTAACAACAGGGACTTCGGCCACCTAGAATCTATCCTCTCCAGCCCTCGAAACGCAGAACTGCTCGACATCAACGGTATGGACCCGGAGACTGGCGATACCGTTCTGCACGAATTCGTCAAGAAAAGAGACGTCATCATGTGCCGTTGGTTGCTTGAACACGGTGCTGACCCCTTCAAGAGAGACCGCAAGGGCAAACTGCCCATCGAGCTCGTTAGGAAAGTCAATGAAAACGACACCGCCACCAACACCAAGATCGCCATCGACATCGAACTGAAAAAACTATTGGAAAGGGCCACCAGGGAGCAAAGTGTCATCGACGTCACAAACAACAACTTGCACGAGGCCCCCACTTACAAAGGCTACCTGAAAAAATGGACCAACTTCGCTCAAGGCTACAAATTGCGTTGGTTCATCCTTAGTAGCGATGGGAAACTATCCTACTACATCGATCAGGCCGACACTAAGAATGCCTGCAGGGGCTCCCTAAACATGTCTTCGTGCTCTCTGCATTTGGATTCGTCtgaaaagttgaaattCGAAATTATCGGCGGTAACAACGGTGTTATCAGGTGGCATTTAAAGGGGAACCACCCCATCGAGACAAATAGATGGGTTTGGGCCATCCAGGGCGCCATAAGATACGCAAAGGACAGAGAAATTTTGCTGCACAATGGCCCCTATTCGCCTTCTCTGGCCTTAAGCCATGGCTTGTCATCCAAAGTGtccaataaagaaaacttgCATGCAACTTCAAAACGGTTGACCAAGAGCCCGCATCTGTCCAAATCCACACTGACACAAAACGATCACGATAATGACGATGACAGCActaacaacaacaacaacaaaagtAATAATGATTATGacgataataataataataataataatgacgatgatgattatgatgatgatgatgaaagtAGACCCCTCATAGAACCATTACCGTTGATTTCATCCAGAAGCCAAAGCTTAAGCGAAATCACTCCCGGTCCACATTCTAGGAAGTCTACAGTCTCGTCTACAAGGGCAGCCGATATACCATCAGATGATGAGGGTTACTCTGAGGACGATTCTGATGACGACGGTAACTCCTCTTACACAATGGAAAACGGCGGTGAAAACGATGGCGACGAAGATCTAAATGCCATTTATGGTCCctatattcaaaaactaCACATGCTACAAAGATCCATTTCCATCGAGTTGGCATCTTTGAACGAATTGCTGCAAGATAAACAACAACACGATGAGTACTGGAACACCGTCAACACTTCTATTGAAACCGTCAGCGAATTTTTCGACAAATTAAATCGGTTGACCTCTCaaagggaaaaaagaatgattGCCCAAATGACCAAGCAACGGGATGTTAACAATGTTTGGATTCAATCGGTAAAAGATCTGGAAATGGAACTGGTTGATAAAGACGAAAAATTGGTTGCCTTGGATAAAGAACGGAaaaatctgaaaaaaatgcttcaaaaaaaattgaacaatCAACCACAGGTTGAAACTGAGGCTAATGAAGAATCCGATGATGCAAATTCAATGATAAAAGGATCCCAAGAATCAACAAATACCCTTGAGGAAATCGTAAAATTTATCGAAGCAACAAAGGAAAGTGATGAGGATTCTGACGCCGACGAATTTTTCGACGCAGAAGAAGCTGCTTCCGACAAAAAAGCCAATGATTCGGAAGACTTAACCACAAACAAGGAGACTCCAGCTAATGCGAAACCACAAGAAGAAGCTCCTGAAGACGAGAGCCTTATTGTGATCAGTTCTCCACAGgtggaaaagaagaaccaACTATTAAAAGAGGGATCATTCGTCGGATATGAAGACCCAGTGAGAACCAAACTGGCTTTAGACGAAGATAATCGTCCCAAGATTGGTCTCTGGTCTGTTTTAAAGTCTATGGTCGGTCAAGACTTAACCAAACTAACTCTACCGGTATCGTTCAATGAGCCAACATCCTTACTACAGAGAGTATCTGAAGATATTGAGTATTCTCATATTCTTGACCAAGCTGCCACTTTTGAAGACTCCTCTTTAAGAATGCTATATGTAGCTGCCTTTACTGCATCAATGTACGCATCTACCACTAACAGAGTGTCTAAACCATTCAACCCCTTACTCGGTgaaacttttgaatatgCCAGAACTGATGGTCAGTACCGATTCTTCACCGAACAAGTCTCTCACCACCCACCTATCTCTGCTACTTGGACAGAATCGCCCAAATGGGATTTTTACGGTGAATGTAATGTTGATTCGTCATTCAATGGGCGCACGTTCGCCGTGCAACATTTAGGATTATGGTACATTACTATCCGGCCTGATCATAATATTAGTGTTCCCGAGGAAACTTATTCCTGGAAAAAACCAAATAACACTGTTATCGGTATTTTAATGGGGAAACCACAAGTAGACAACAGTGGGGACGTCAAAGTCACAAACCATACCACAGGCGACTATTGTATGCTGCATTACAAAGCCCATGGCTGGACCTCAGCCGGTGCATATGAAGTCAGAGGTGAAGTATTCAACAAGGacgataaaaaattatggGTTCTTGGTGGGCATTGGAATGATTCCATTTACGGGAAAAAAGTAACTGCTAGAGGCGGAGAACTGACATTAGACAGAATAAAAACGGCAAATTCTGCCACGGGAGGACCAAAACTAGATGGGTCTAAGTTTCTGATATGGAAAGCAAATGAAAGGCCTTCAGTGCCATTTAATTTAACGTCGTTTGCATTGACTTTGAATGCTTTGCCACCCCACTTGATACCATATTTAGCACCCACAGATAGTCGTTTAAGGCCCGATCAAAGGGCTATGGAAAATGGTGAATACGATAAAGCTGCCGCGGAAAAGCATCGTGTTGAAGTAAAACAAAGGgcagcaaaaaaagaaagggaACAAAAAGGAGAAGAATACAGACCTAAGTGGTTTGTCCAGGAGGAGCACCCCGTTACCAAAAGTCTATACTGGAAATTTAATGGAGAGTATTggaacaaaagaaaaaatcatgaCTTTAAAGATTGTGCTGATATTTTCTAA